A genomic region of Terriglobales bacterium contains the following coding sequences:
- a CDS encoding MFS transporter codes for MRRAAHPVAALTILTGLNFFNYVDRSVLFAVQPLVQNEFHRTDAEFGLLTTAFFFCYMFTAPLIGVLADRVQRRGIMVAGAIVWSAATLLTAATFDFRTLFIRHTVVGIGEATFVTIAPSFLADLFPEAKRGRVLGVFYLCIGLGTAVGYIVGGSVSKIHGWRAPFYVAAVPGFLLAAALAFIPEPARGMQDTLPETRERATVRGLVRNGAFWTATLGMAMWTFGVGALQVWMPTFLSRMRHEPLEKANLIFGGITAFNAVFATLLGGWIGDRFLRKNRGGYYIVSSITMLIALPVMLVAITSHGSWMYPSMFLTEFLLFLNMAPLNAAVVNSVGAHIRATAIAVNLFTIHLLGDAFSPTLVGYISDRSSLQTGFLAAIVAVGIASGILYYGKRFAPPIKIDEPQPAGAVL; via the coding sequence ATGCGCCGTGCCGCCCACCCTGTCGCCGCCCTCACCATCCTCACCGGCCTGAACTTCTTTAATTATGTTGACCGCTCCGTTCTCTTCGCCGTGCAGCCGCTGGTGCAAAACGAATTTCACCGCACCGACGCCGAGTTCGGCCTGCTTACCACCGCCTTCTTCTTTTGCTATATGTTCACCGCGCCCCTGATCGGCGTGCTCGCTGACCGCGTGCAGCGCCGCGGCATCATGGTGGCCGGCGCCATCGTGTGGAGCGCCGCCACGCTGCTGACCGCCGCCACCTTCGATTTCCGCACCCTCTTCATCCGCCACACGGTGGTCGGCATCGGCGAAGCCACGTTTGTGACCATTGCGCCATCCTTCCTCGCCGATCTTTTTCCGGAAGCGAAGCGCGGGCGCGTTCTCGGCGTTTTCTACCTCTGCATCGGTCTCGGCACTGCCGTTGGTTACATCGTGGGTGGCAGCGTCAGCAAAATCCATGGCTGGCGCGCCCCTTTCTACGTCGCTGCCGTTCCGGGTTTCCTCCTCGCCGCCGCTCTCGCATTTATCCCCGAACCTGCCCGCGGCATGCAAGACACGCTTCCTGAGACACGCGAGCGCGCCACGGTTCGCGGCCTGGTCCGCAATGGCGCCTTCTGGACCGCCACCCTCGGCATGGCGATGTGGACCTTCGGTGTCGGCGCTCTCCAGGTCTGGATGCCGACCTTCCTCTCTCGCATGCGTCACGAGCCGCTGGAAAAAGCCAACCTGATTTTTGGCGGCATCACCGCGTTCAACGCCGTCTTCGCCACCTTGCTCGGAGGCTGGATCGGCGACCGCTTTCTGCGCAAAAACCGCGGCGGCTACTACATTGTTTCGTCCATTACCATGCTGATCGCTCTTCCGGTCATGCTGGTCGCCATCACCAGCCATGGCTCATGGATGTATCCATCCATGTTCCTCACTGAATTTCTGCTTTTCCTGAACATGGCGCCGCTCAACGCCGCTGTCGTGAACTCTGTCGGCGCCCACATCCGTGCAACTGCCATCGCCGTCAACCTGTTCACGATTCACCTTCTCGGCGACGCCTTCTCTCCTACCTTGGTCGGATACATCTCCGACCGCAGTTCGCTGCAGACTGGTTTTCTCGCCGCCATCGTTGCCGTCGGCATTGCTTCCGGCATTTTGTATTACGGCAAGCGGTTCGCTCCTCCGATCAAAATTGACGAACCGCAACCCGCGGGAGCCGTCCTGTGA
- a CDS encoding ABC transporter permease, producing the protein MISGETWRTALDALRANKFKAFLTMLGVVIGSACLVLVVTVGLTGKQYILAQIEGIGANLMYGYHIGAGPAQARPLGDEVSLADLQAIRALPFVRHAAGTFDTQVAITVAGREYAVSVIGVTNDFDKVRSLDVVRGRFLDNIDIQNRAKAAVITEHLASLLGFENPVGQQIKVASLALTVVGIFKERVATFGQTEITSDSVIVPFPLIRDLTGTEFIKTFYAQADSPDDVPLATRAVAELLQSRHRPEAVYSVQNLAAMLSAARSISNALTIVLLIVASVTLIISGIGIMNIMLVTVTERTREIGVRMAIGARRSEIEWQFLIEAFIISGMGALVGITIAVALPIGAQLILLNGLYLPISWLSVVVSLVVSCSIGILFGYLPARRASALQPTEALHYE; encoded by the coding sequence ATGATCAGCGGCGAAACCTGGAGAACGGCCCTCGACGCCTTGCGGGCCAACAAGTTCAAGGCCTTTCTTACCATGCTCGGCGTAGTCATCGGCAGCGCCTGCCTGGTGCTGGTGGTTACCGTTGGCCTCACCGGCAAGCAATACATCCTTGCCCAAATCGAAGGCATCGGCGCCAATCTGATGTACGGCTATCACATCGGTGCCGGCCCAGCGCAAGCTCGTCCGCTCGGTGATGAGGTCTCGCTCGCCGACCTGCAAGCTATCCGCGCTTTGCCTTTTGTCAGGCACGCCGCCGGTACCTTCGATACCCAGGTCGCCATCACCGTCGCCGGAAGAGAATATGCGGTCAGCGTAATTGGGGTGACCAACGATTTCGATAAAGTCCGCAGTCTCGATGTGGTGCGCGGCCGATTTCTTGACAACATCGACATTCAGAACCGCGCTAAGGCTGCCGTCATCACCGAACACCTGGCCAGCCTGTTGGGGTTCGAAAATCCCGTCGGCCAGCAGATCAAGGTCGCCAGTCTCGCCCTCACCGTGGTGGGCATATTCAAGGAACGGGTCGCCACTTTTGGCCAGACCGAAATCACCTCCGATTCCGTCATCGTTCCATTCCCGCTGATCAGGGATCTCACCGGTACAGAGTTCATCAAGACCTTCTACGCCCAGGCGGACAGCCCAGACGACGTGCCGCTGGCAACGCGTGCCGTCGCCGAACTGCTGCAGAGCCGCCACCGTCCGGAAGCGGTTTATTCCGTGCAGAACCTGGCTGCCATGTTGAGCGCCGCACGCAGCATTTCCAATGCCCTCACCATCGTGTTGCTTATCGTCGCCTCCGTCACCCTCATCATCAGCGGCATCGGCATCATGAATATCATGCTGGTGACCGTCACCGAACGAACGCGTGAAATCGGGGTCCGCATGGCCATCGGCGCGCGGCGCAGCGAGATCGAGTGGCAGTTCCTGATCGAGGCCTTCATCATCAGCGGCATGGGCGCTCTGGTGGGAATCACGATTGCCGTGGCGCTCCCCATCGGTGCACAACTCATCCTGTTGAACGGACTTTACCTGCCGATTTCGTGGCTGTCGGTCGTCGTATCGCTGGTGGTATCGTGCAGCATCGGCATACTGTTCGGATACCTGCCGGCACGGCGCGCGTCGGCTCTGCAGCCCACCGAGGCGCTGCACTACGAGTAG
- a CDS encoding STAS domain-containing protein, whose protein sequence is MTMKSSTRQVNGITIVDLSGRITLGEGSVVLRDLVRDLLNRGNKKILLNLGDVTYIDSSGIGELVSAFTTVRNGGGDLKLLNLTKKVHDLLQITKLYTVFDIKDDEAAAVGSFAK, encoded by the coding sequence GTGACGATGAAATCCAGCACGCGCCAGGTGAATGGAATCACTATTGTTGACCTGAGCGGCCGCATCACGCTCGGGGAAGGCAGCGTGGTGCTGCGCGACCTGGTCCGCGACCTGCTCAATCGCGGCAACAAGAAGATCCTGCTGAACCTGGGCGACGTGACCTATATCGACAGTTCGGGCATCGGCGAACTGGTCAGCGCTTTTACCACGGTGCGCAATGGAGGAGGAGACCTGAAGCTGCTGAACCTGACCAAGAAAGTGCACGACCTGCTTCAGATCACGAAGTTGTATACCGTATTTGACATCAAGGACGACGAAGCCGCAGCGGTCGGTTCCTTCGCCAAGTAA
- a CDS encoding alkaline phosphatase family protein, translated as MVVVLEENHSYSQVIGNSAMPFLNQLATANSVATQYDANAHPSLPNYFMLTTGQLITMDDKFPGPVADDNMVRELVTAGKSWKSYAESLPSVGYTGGDKYPYVKHHNPFAYFTDVIGTAQAANLVPFPQFSADLSAGQLPSFSFIIPNLQHNAHDCLNGGTTCSDNDKLAAADTWLQQNIGPLLNDPNFQASGLLIVVFDEGALSDLAGGGGHVAMVMAGTGVKKGFQSNVSHDHAALLRLVLKGLGVPNLPGSAAIAGDMAEFF; from the coding sequence GTGGTCGTCGTGTTGGAGGAGAACCACAGCTATTCCCAGGTGATCGGCAATTCCGCGATGCCCTTCCTGAATCAGTTGGCTACCGCGAACTCGGTCGCGACGCAGTACGATGCCAACGCCCATCCTTCGCTTCCGAACTACTTCATGCTGACGACCGGGCAGTTGATCACAATGGACGATAAATTTCCTGGCCCGGTAGCGGACGACAACATGGTCCGCGAACTGGTGACTGCCGGAAAGAGTTGGAAGTCGTACGCCGAGAGCTTGCCGTCGGTCGGTTACACGGGAGGGGACAAGTATCCCTACGTGAAGCACCACAATCCGTTTGCCTATTTCACGGACGTGATTGGCACAGCGCAGGCAGCGAACCTGGTGCCCTTCCCGCAATTCAGCGCCGATCTGAGCGCGGGGCAGCTGCCGAGTTTTTCGTTCATCATCCCGAACCTGCAACACAACGCGCACGATTGTCTGAATGGCGGGACGACCTGCTCCGATAATGACAAACTGGCGGCCGCCGATACGTGGCTGCAACAGAACATCGGGCCTCTTCTGAATGACCCGAACTTTCAAGCGAGCGGGCTACTAATTGTCGTGTTCGATGAAGGCGCGCTCTCGGACCTGGCAGGCGGTGGCGGGCACGTCGCCATGGTGATGGCGGGAACCGGGGTAAAGAAAGGTTTTCAATCGAACGTCAGCCACGATCACGCGGCGCTGTTGCGGCTCGTCCTGAAGGGGCTCGGGGTACCGAACCTGCCCGGTTCGGCGGCCATCGCGGGCGACATGGCCGAGTTCTTCTAG
- a CDS encoding ATP-binding protein, translating into MSTAMRVSYRMDSTLESVNQAEEVATKIATKAGFNEEDVNRISMAVREAAVNAVLHGNAYDPAKKVTFGFENTGETLVVTVSDEGKGLKPEAIPDPLAPENLLKQSGRGIFLIRAFMDEVRIRTLEPGTEITMIKNVHGPKAGGKEESK; encoded by the coding sequence ATGTCGACCGCCATGCGGGTCTCCTACAGAATGGATTCGACGCTGGAAAGCGTCAACCAGGCCGAGGAGGTCGCGACCAAAATCGCGACCAAAGCCGGCTTTAACGAAGAGGACGTGAACCGCATATCGATGGCGGTGCGCGAGGCGGCGGTCAATGCGGTGCTGCACGGAAATGCGTACGATCCGGCGAAAAAGGTGACGTTCGGGTTCGAGAACACGGGCGAAACGCTGGTGGTCACGGTCTCGGACGAAGGCAAGGGGCTGAAACCGGAAGCGATTCCGGACCCGCTCGCGCCGGAAAATCTGCTGAAGCAATCGGGACGCGGAATTTTTCTGATTCGGGCATTCATGGACGAGGTGCGGATTCGCACCCTGGAACCAGGCACAGAGATCACGATGATCAAGAACGTCCACGGCCCCAAGGCCGGGGGCAAGGAGGAATCCAAGTGA
- a CDS encoding glycosyltransferase: MIAWWFFGLVLAWIWIDRLRDSRNIRRVPDITMPEWAGHAFETANRQAKAGNPKVSIIVPARNEAAHVEAALRSVLALDYPNYEVFAINDRSTDSTGEIITRLAAAHSGAPLHVLHVIDLPPGWLGKPHAMWLAAQQATGDYLLFTDADVSFRPDCLRRAISCAEQQQADHLVLFPSYILHSAGEKIMLGGFQLLFIFGHRPWKVDDPDSADFIGLGPFNLIRRAAYQTVGTFSALRLEVIEDMKLGKLVKARRLAQRNVFGPGLLPWSWGRGALGLSRNLTKNLFALMQFRIAKALGACVLWLFLNLMPLIGIVLAPRWPKLPYAAALIALAGIYVGMGRRTAVPAWTFLFHPISALLIVFTMLRSIAHTIRHRGIIWRGTRYELEELRKGMV; encoded by the coding sequence GTGATCGCGTGGTGGTTTTTCGGCTTGGTGCTCGCCTGGATCTGGATCGACCGCCTTCGTGACAGCCGCAACATCCGGCGCGTTCCGGATATCACTATGCCCGAATGGGCAGGGCACGCCTTTGAAACCGCCAACCGGCAAGCGAAAGCCGGCAACCCCAAGGTCTCAATCATCGTTCCCGCCCGCAACGAAGCCGCGCACGTCGAAGCCGCTCTGCGCTCGGTGCTCGCGCTCGATTACCCCAATTACGAAGTCTTCGCCATCAATGACCGCTCCACCGACTCCACCGGCGAAATCATTACCCGCCTCGCTGCCGCCCACAGTGGCGCGCCGCTGCATGTGTTGCACGTCATCGACTTGCCCCCCGGTTGGCTGGGCAAGCCGCACGCCATGTGGCTGGCGGCACAGCAGGCGACCGGCGACTACCTTCTCTTCACTGACGCCGACGTTAGCTTCCGCCCCGACTGCCTCCGCCGCGCGATTAGCTGCGCCGAGCAGCAGCAGGCCGACCACCTCGTGCTTTTTCCCAGTTACATCCTTCACAGCGCCGGTGAAAAAATCATGCTTGGCGGCTTTCAGCTTCTGTTCATTTTCGGGCATCGCCCATGGAAAGTTGACGATCCCGACTCCGCCGACTTCATCGGCCTCGGCCCGTTCAATCTCATCCGCCGCGCCGCCTACCAGACTGTCGGCACCTTCAGCGCGCTCCGCCTCGAAGTCATCGAGGACATGAAACTCGGCAAGCTCGTCAAGGCTCGCCGGCTGGCGCAGCGGAACGTCTTCGGGCCGGGACTGCTGCCCTGGTCCTGGGGACGCGGCGCTCTTGGCCTCTCGCGGAACCTGACCAAGAACCTGTTCGCGCTCATGCAATTCCGTATCGCCAAGGCTCTGGGAGCTTGTGTGCTCTGGCTCTTTTTGAATCTCATGCCGTTGATCGGAATTGTCCTGGCGCCGCGCTGGCCCAAGCTTCCTTACGCCGCTGCCCTCATTGCGCTTGCCGGCATCTACGTCGGCATGGGACGCCGGACCGCGGTGCCGGCCTGGACCTTTCTTTTCCATCCGATCAGCGCGCTGCTCATCGTGTTCACCATGTTGCGTTCTATCGCGCACACGATTCGTCACCGCGGAATCATCTGGCGAGGCACGCGCTATGAATTGGAGGAATTGCGGAAGGGAATGGTGTAG
- a CDS encoding tetratricopeptide repeat protein, producing the protein MRKTGLMITALLALSLGVARAGATTEGATNTAPVTLGAKDLLSAGRVDEAIKALDLRLKNAPSDAEAYNLLSRSYYAKQKWDSAIQAGEKAVSLAPKVSEYHMWLGRAYAEKADHSNFVTAAKLTKQIRQEFEHAVELDASNVAARSDLAEFYLEAPGFMGGGKSKARREADAIAQQDEALAHWLQASILAKENKFDEAEREYRAAIEASHNQGSYWLNLASFYSRQKRLDEMEMAITQAIAANKKRPTVLFDAAQILFGAGRNLVGAANCVRKYLAGGATVEEAPAFQAHYLLGSILEKQGDKAGAAAEYKAALALASDYDRAREALDRLNSK; encoded by the coding sequence ATGAGAAAAACTGGATTGATGATCACCGCTCTGTTGGCCTTAAGCCTGGGCGTCGCCCGGGCCGGCGCGACGACGGAAGGGGCAACCAACACGGCGCCGGTCACACTGGGAGCGAAGGACCTGTTGTCGGCGGGGCGGGTGGACGAAGCGATCAAGGCGTTGGACCTGCGGCTGAAGAATGCGCCGAGCGATGCCGAGGCGTATAACCTGCTTTCGCGCAGTTATTACGCCAAGCAGAAGTGGGATTCGGCAATTCAGGCGGGCGAGAAGGCAGTCAGCCTGGCGCCGAAAGTCAGCGAGTATCACATGTGGCTGGGCCGGGCGTATGCCGAGAAAGCCGACCATTCGAACTTCGTCACGGCGGCAAAGCTGACCAAGCAAATCCGCCAGGAATTTGAACACGCGGTTGAGTTGGATGCCTCCAACGTGGCGGCGCGTTCCGATCTAGCAGAGTTCTACCTGGAAGCGCCTGGGTTCATGGGCGGCGGAAAGAGCAAGGCGCGGCGCGAGGCGGATGCCATCGCGCAGCAGGACGAGGCGCTTGCGCACTGGCTGCAGGCGAGCATCCTGGCGAAAGAAAATAAATTCGATGAGGCGGAGCGGGAATACCGCGCCGCCATCGAGGCCAGCCATAACCAGGGCAGCTACTGGCTGAATCTGGCCTCGTTCTACAGCCGGCAGAAGCGACTGGATGAAATGGAGATGGCGATCACGCAAGCGATCGCGGCGAACAAGAAACGCCCGACGGTGCTGTTTGACGCGGCGCAGATCCTGTTCGGCGCGGGGAGAAACCTTGTGGGCGCCGCCAACTGTGTCCGTAAGTACCTGGCGGGCGGCGCGACGGTCGAGGAAGCTCCGGCATTCCAGGCGCATTACCTGCTGGGGTCGATCCTGGAGAAGCAAGGCGACAAGGCGGGCGCGGCGGCGGAATATAAGGCAGCCCTGGCCTTGGCCAGCGACTACGACCGGGCACGCGAGGCGCTCGACAGGTTGAACAGCAAGTAA
- a CDS encoding CBS domain-containing protein, whose product MSTFALSELLRAPVFDSSGAHAGRVREVALSPQDDPVRLAALVVRTRKGEDRLLSMNQVASIDGMVKARNKASEWPAFSASEGLLLLERDLLDQQIIDVHGRKVVRVNDVDLHEDVSDHHLALKLAAVDVGARGAVRRLLKGLVPGGALRPLLRTLPERMIPWEFVDIIETDPARRVKLKISHERLAKLHPADIADIVEELAPAEREAVFETLDEEVAAEALEEITPKLQRSIVESLDSDRAADIVEEMDPDAAADLLGDLPAERSQEILQEMEPEQREEVSELLEFNENTAAGRMTTEYLALPSTATVNDAVERLRSFEGGVEGVVSIFLLDEAGKLVGAVPLSNVVIAKSDTPLVSLSIAPLISCNSACTEKDVTELFDKYNLLTLPVLDPDGKLTGVVTADDVISLLRSKVK is encoded by the coding sequence ATGTCCACCTTTGCCCTGTCCGAACTGCTGAGAGCTCCGGTCTTTGACTCTTCCGGCGCTCATGCCGGACGTGTCCGTGAGGTGGCGCTTTCTCCGCAGGACGATCCCGTTCGTCTCGCCGCCTTGGTGGTCCGCACGCGTAAAGGGGAAGACCGCCTCCTGAGCATGAACCAGGTGGCCTCCATTGACGGCATGGTCAAGGCGCGCAACAAGGCCTCGGAATGGCCCGCTTTTTCCGCCTCCGAAGGCCTGCTGCTGTTGGAGCGCGATCTGCTCGACCAGCAGATTATTGACGTCCACGGCCGCAAGGTGGTGCGCGTCAACGATGTTGATCTCCATGAAGACGTAAGCGATCACCATCTTGCGCTCAAGCTCGCCGCCGTCGATGTCGGTGCTCGCGGCGCCGTCCGTCGTCTTCTCAAGGGACTGGTTCCGGGCGGCGCTCTCCGTCCGTTGCTTCGGACGCTGCCCGAGAGAATGATTCCCTGGGAGTTTGTCGACATCATCGAGACCGACCCTGCCCGCCGCGTAAAACTGAAAATCTCGCACGAACGGCTGGCCAAGCTTCATCCCGCCGACATTGCCGATATTGTCGAGGAGCTCGCTCCCGCTGAGCGCGAGGCCGTTTTCGAGACCCTCGACGAAGAAGTCGCCGCCGAGGCCTTGGAAGAGATCACCCCCAAGCTGCAGCGGTCGATTGTGGAGTCGCTCGACTCCGATCGCGCCGCCGACATCGTCGAGGAGATGGACCCCGATGCCGCCGCCGACCTGCTCGGCGATCTGCCGGCGGAACGCTCGCAGGAAATTCTCCAGGAGATGGAACCGGAACAGCGCGAGGAAGTCAGCGAGCTGCTCGAGTTCAACGAAAACACCGCCGCCGGACGCATGACCACCGAGTACCTGGCGCTGCCCAGCACGGCGACCGTCAACGACGCCGTCGAACGCTTGCGCAGCTTTGAGGGCGGCGTGGAAGGCGTCGTCTCCATCTTTCTGCTCGACGAGGCCGGCAAGCTCGTCGGCGCCGTGCCGCTTTCCAATGTCGTCATTGCAAAATCCGACACGCCGCTGGTCTCGCTGTCGATCGCTCCCCTCATCTCCTGCAACTCCGCCTGCACCGAAAAAGATGTCACCGAGCTGTTCGACAAGTACAACCTGCTCACGCTTCCCGTCCTGGACCCGGACGGCAAACTGACGGGCGTTGTCACCGCCGATGATGTCATCTCCCTGCTTCGAAGCAAGGTGAAGTAA
- the queF gene encoding preQ(1) synthase: MPRTPRYTPEHARSGLDARFPDIETWPNQFPKYEILIEIPEFTSVCPKTGLPDFGVLTLRYMPDQRCLELKSLKEYLLTYRNLGIFQENIVNRVLEDVVRAARPIWAEVTGEFNARGGIGSTVIARWPRRK; encoded by the coding sequence ATGCCGAGGACTCCACGCTACACCCCTGAACACGCGCGCTCCGGTCTCGACGCCAGATTTCCCGACATCGAAACCTGGCCCAATCAGTTTCCGAAATACGAAATCCTCATCGAGATCCCGGAATTTACCTCCGTCTGTCCCAAGACCGGTTTGCCCGACTTCGGCGTCCTCACTCTTCGCTATATGCCCGACCAGCGCTGCCTCGAACTCAAGTCGCTGAAGGAGTACCTGCTCACCTACCGCAATCTCGGCATCTTCCAGGAGAACATTGTCAACCGCGTCCTGGAAGACGTGGTTCGCGCCGCTCGCCCCATTTGGGCCGAGGTTACCGGCGAATTCAACGCACGCGGCGGCATCGGCAGCACGGTCATCGCCCGCTGGCCACGACGAAAGTAG
- a CDS encoding efflux RND transporter periplasmic adaptor subunit: MARQQNPKGGWYGRVHRLWVILAAIVVAVIILAAFMSRRREVPVHTAKASRETITATVQTNGKIEPINNFEAHSPAATAVKRVLVREGQHVKAGQLLVELDNAGFRSQAARAQAQIRAAEADLNSVRSGGTREEVLTTQSQLTTARAQRDAAQRNLQAMRALQERGAASPGEVADAENRLKVAQAQVSLLEQKLSSRYSGPEVAKVQAQKDDAKAAYTAAEELLRQTNVTAPHDGLVYYLPVHAGQFVATGELLVEVADLQKVQLRAFVDEPDVGRLQPGQQVRVTWDALPNTSWDGKITQVPTTVVTLGTRNVGQFTCMVENPEEKLLPNVNVNVTIVTAKHDNALTVPREAIHQDDGKRFVYQVVDGELVRRDVQTSLANLTRMEVTQGLQDGAVVALNAENQQTLKPGISVRVVQE, translated from the coding sequence ATGGCCAGGCAGCAGAATCCGAAAGGCGGCTGGTACGGCCGGGTGCACCGGCTGTGGGTGATCCTGGCCGCGATTGTGGTAGCGGTGATCATCCTGGCGGCGTTCATGTCGCGTCGGCGTGAAGTGCCGGTACACACCGCCAAAGCCAGCCGGGAGACGATTACCGCGACGGTGCAAACCAACGGCAAAATCGAGCCGATCAACAATTTTGAGGCGCACTCGCCGGCGGCCACAGCGGTGAAGCGAGTACTGGTCCGGGAAGGCCAACATGTGAAGGCCGGGCAACTGCTGGTGGAGCTGGATAACGCCGGGTTCCGCTCGCAGGCGGCGCGGGCACAGGCGCAGATTCGAGCCGCCGAGGCGGATTTGAACTCGGTGCGCAGCGGCGGAACGCGCGAGGAAGTTTTGACAACGCAATCGCAATTGACCACCGCCAGGGCCCAGCGGGATGCGGCGCAACGAAATCTGCAAGCGATGCGCGCACTGCAGGAGCGCGGCGCGGCTTCGCCGGGAGAGGTAGCGGACGCGGAAAATCGGCTGAAGGTGGCGCAAGCGCAGGTTTCGTTGCTGGAGCAGAAACTAAGTTCGCGATATTCGGGGCCCGAGGTGGCCAAGGTCCAGGCGCAGAAGGACGACGCCAAGGCGGCCTACACGGCGGCAGAAGAACTTCTGCGGCAAACCAACGTTACCGCGCCGCACGATGGCCTGGTGTATTACCTGCCGGTTCATGCCGGGCAGTTTGTCGCGACCGGCGAATTGCTGGTCGAGGTAGCCGACCTGCAGAAAGTACAGTTACGGGCCTTCGTCGACGAGCCTGACGTGGGCCGACTGCAGCCCGGACAGCAGGTGAGGGTCACCTGGGATGCGCTTCCCAACACGAGCTGGGACGGGAAGATAACGCAGGTACCGACGACGGTAGTTACTCTCGGCACGCGCAACGTGGGCCAGTTCACTTGCATGGTGGAGAATCCCGAAGAGAAACTTTTGCCGAACGTGAACGTTAATGTAACCATCGTTACGGCAAAGCACGACAATGCGCTGACCGTGCCGCGCGAGGCCATTCACCAGGATGACGGCAAGCGCTTCGTTTACCAGGTCGTGGACGGGGAGTTGGTCCGGAGGGACGTGCAAACTTCATTGGCAAATCTCACCAGGATGGAAGTCACCCAAGGACTGCAGGACGGCGCAGTAGTCGCGCTGAACGCGGAGAACCAGCAGACGCTGAAGCCGGGCATCTCGGTACGGGTGGTACAGGAATAA
- a CDS encoding YihY/virulence factor BrkB family protein: MIRLPAAIRHRKNSWGAFMGRIREVLKYFDIFKKAYADILDNHIMAMAAGLSYYFVMSLFPLLILAAAVVGYLPIPNLFDRILAAMAQFVPPDSMGLVRAVLNQIITPHQGSFLTFGILGTLWAASGGFSFLIEALNVAYNVPETRPFWKTRLLAIELMFVTGILMVLGVALMFVGPEFGGWLAAKVGLSQQFAYSWPILRWIFSVSFMVLAVEVTFFQAPNVKQRFWATLPGAAIGVGFWIATSSALGFYFRSFANYNKTYGTLAGAVALMAWLYYSWFMILVGAEFNSELLKAAGHGRLPLKQPPPHAIRVRPAWEEDLRTEAEKAKDQAA, from the coding sequence ATGATTCGACTTCCCGCCGCAATCCGGCATCGAAAGAATTCGTGGGGCGCGTTTATGGGCCGAATCAGGGAAGTCCTCAAATACTTCGACATCTTCAAGAAAGCCTACGCCGACATTCTCGACAACCACATTATGGCGATGGCTGCCGGTTTGTCGTACTACTTTGTCATGTCGCTGTTCCCGCTGCTGATTCTGGCGGCAGCGGTGGTCGGCTATCTTCCCATACCCAACCTGTTCGACCGCATCCTCGCCGCCATGGCACAGTTCGTTCCTCCGGACAGCATGGGTCTGGTTCGCGCCGTTCTCAACCAGATCATCACTCCCCATCAAGGCAGTTTCCTGACCTTCGGAATTCTCGGCACACTTTGGGCGGCCTCAGGGGGATTCTCTTTCCTTATCGAGGCCCTTAATGTCGCCTATAACGTTCCGGAAACCCGCCCCTTCTGGAAGACGCGCCTGCTCGCCATCGAGCTGATGTTCGTTACCGGCATCCTCATGGTCCTCGGCGTAGCCCTCATGTTCGTCGGACCTGAATTCGGCGGATGGCTCGCTGCCAAGGTCGGTCTCAGCCAACAGTTCGCCTATTCGTGGCCTATCCTGCGCTGGATTTTTTCCGTCTCCTTCATGGTGCTGGCCGTGGAAGTAACATTCTTCCAGGCGCCCAACGTCAAACAACGTTTCTGGGCCACCCTTCCCGGAGCGGCCATTGGCGTAGGATTTTGGATCGCCACTTCCAGCGCCCTGGGTTTCTACTTCCGCAGCTTTGCCAACTACAACAAGACGTACGGAACGCTGGCCGGTGCCGTTGCCCTGATGGCTTGGCTCTACTACAGCTGGTTCATGATCCTGGTCGGTGCGGAGTTCAATAGCGAATTGCTCAAAGCCGCCGGACACGGACGCCTCCCCCTGAAGCAGCCTCCGCCGCACGCCATCCGCGTCCGCCCCGCCTGGGAAGAAGACCTTCGCACCGAAGCCGAAAAGGCCAAGGACCAGGCCGCGTAG